From the genome of Methylocystis heyeri:
CGAAGCGGGCGAATATGACGATTGGTCGGCCATCGCGCCGACGCCGGCGTCTTTTTGGTGGAAACACGGCTTATGGCAAGAAAAATTCTGGTGATGGGCCTGCCCGGGGCCGGAAAGACGACACTATCGCGGATTCTGGCCCCATTGCTGGGGGCCGTATGGTTCAACGCCGACGAAATCCGCGCCAATATCAACAAGGATCTGGGGTTTTCCGCGGAGGACCGGATCGAGCAGGCTCGCCGCATGGGCTGGCTGTGCGATCAGGTGGTTCGCGCCGGGCTGCCCGCAATGGCCGATTTCGTGTGTCCTACGCCCGAAACCCGCGAGGCTTTCGGACCTGCTTACGTCATTTGGGTCGATCGCATCGACGAAGGGCGATTCGCCGACACCAACCGGCTTTTCGTCGCTCCCCAAGACTATGACGTCCGCGTTCTTCGCGACGGATCGCCCGATTTCTGGGCGGAGCGCATAAGGCGAGAATTGAGCAGGTTCGAAGCGCCGGACCGTTCGGCGCTGAAGCGCTGACGCCGCGGCCTTGATTTGTTCATGATTTAAGTCTTCTACTGCCAAGCTGGGAGGCCCCTCGC
Proteins encoded in this window:
- a CDS encoding adenylyl-sulfate kinase; this encodes MARKILVMGLPGAGKTTLSRILAPLLGAVWFNADEIRANINKDLGFSAEDRIEQARRMGWLCDQVVRAGLPAMADFVCPTPETREAFGPAYVIWVDRIDEGRFADTNRLFVAPQDYDVRVLRDGSPDFWAERIRRELSRFEAPDRSALKR